A stretch of the Vigna radiata var. radiata cultivar VC1973A chromosome 9, Vradiata_ver6, whole genome shotgun sequence genome encodes the following:
- the LOC106773941 gene encoding protein LURP-one-related 15: MQNQQGIINPKYCAPHNVDLAIVRKVLTLADTFSVTDVNGKMIFNLSASLMTLHDHRVLLDAASQPVVTLRRKMMTTHDRWQVFRGESMEMKDLIFSVKRSSFFQLKTKLDVFLANNTKEEVCDFKVKGSWFERSCVVYAGESLTIVAQMNKKHTAQSIAFGKDNFMVTVYPNIDHAFIVALILILDEINKDKRQS, translated from the exons atgcaaaaccAACAAGGTATCATCAACCCTAAGTATTGTGCTCCACATAATGTTGACCTAGCAATTGTCAGAAAGGTATTAACGTTAGCTGATACTTTTTCCGTCACCGACGTTAATGGCAAAATGATCTTCAACCTTAGTGCCTCTCTCATGACCCTCCACGACCACCGTGTCTTGCTTGACGCCGCCAGCCAACCCGTCGTCACACTACGTCGGAAG ATGATGACAACTCATGATCGGTGGCAAGTTTTTCGAGGTGAAAGCATGGAGATGAAAGATTTGATCTTTAGCGTGAAGAGATCGTCGTTTTTTCAGTTAAAGACAAAATTGGATGTTTTCTTAGCAAACAATACTAAAGAAGAAGTTTGTGACTTTAAGGTAAAAGGAAGTTGGTTCGAGAGATCTTGTGTTGTTTATGCTGGTGAATCTCTCACCATTGTTGCCCAG ATGAATAAGAAGCACACTGCTCAAAGCATTGCGTTTGGGAAAGATAATTTCATGGTTACAGTGTATCCAAACATTGACCACGCATTCATAGTGGCACTGATTCTGATTCTTGACGAAATTAACAAAGACAAGAGACAATCTTAG